One window of Arvicola amphibius chromosome 6, mArvAmp1.2, whole genome shotgun sequence genomic DNA carries:
- the C6H1orf109 gene encoding uncharacterized protein C1orf109 homolog: MAQDQPLLAMQEVLRKCFPVVEQQQGLWQSTLQDCSPLLSSLSNLAEQLQAAQNVRFEDVPALRPFPDLQERLRRKQLEAGDIALDKLADRLATLLRVRDTVSSHVERVFQTYEQHSAALDMDAVLRPSVVSPSVADMLEWLQDINRHYRSSYLKRKYLLSSIHWGDLASIQALPKAWDQISEDECQSFVPDILVSVSFFLEEPGSCTVTGDVEPRS, encoded by the exons ATGGCTCAAGACCAGCCTTTGCTGGCCATGCAGGAGGTCCTGAGGAAGTGCTTCCCCGTGGTGGAGCAGCAGCAGGGCCTATGGCAGAGCACTCTGCAGGACTGCTcgcctctcctgtcctctctcagCAACCtggcagagcagctgcaggctgcacAGAACGTGCGCTTCGAGGATGTGCCTGCCCTTCGTCCCTTCCCGGATTTACAGGAGCGGCTGAGGCGCAAGCAACTGGAGGCTGGCGACATTGCCCTGGACAAGCTAGCTGACAGGCT AGCCACCCTCCTCAGGGTTCGTGACACCGTCAGCAGCCATGTGGAGCGGGTGTTTCAGACCTATGAGCAACACTCGGCTGCGCTTGACATGGACGCTGTCCTGCGGCCCTCGGTTGTGAGCCCCTCTGTGGCTGACATGTTGGAGTGGCTGCAAGACATCAACAGACATTATCGAAGCTC GTACCTGAAGAGAAAGtacctcctctcctccatccacTGGGGAGACTTGGCCAGCATCCAAGCACTGCCTAAAGCCTGGGACCAAATTTCAGAAGACGAATGCCAAAGCTTTGTGCCAG ATATCTTGGTGAGTGTCTCCTTCTTCCTGGAGGAGCCAGGAAGCTGCACAGTGACTGGAGATGTGGAGCCTCGCAGCTGA